One genomic window of Fusibacter sp. A1 includes the following:
- a CDS encoding efflux RND transporter periplasmic adaptor subunit, whose product MRKKITILIIFVVIITSSFLYINNEKIKKEEALKANEQTTQIFVLKKMPLSQTLYSDGTIQSSNSISVYSDISGTIESIKVKIGDKVSAGDLLITIDNSSLIKSLEQAKYQLMIDQDALNDMKQSGNITLQANYEQVLSFYNRTKESYENNQALYESGIISLTELNSFKSSLDSAYSSYVNVKNQLNTSSIGNELDKLTAKISIDLLEIEQIERQIEATNILSPIDGIVTFVTENIGASIQTGSIATTITDLNQLEVTTGISEYDIHLIKIGQDVMISTLGNTDHFYKGLITSIAPIGTSTGTEVLIDVTIKILSPDELLKPNFTATLDILIGQKENALAVPYDALIDSPKGDSLVLKVVDGIETPVRVQTGMETDMMIEVLSDNLSAGDEIVIPSSAKPSAELEKNLFRVPGAGGGNKPK is encoded by the coding sequence ATGAGAAAAAAAATAACCATTCTCATTATTTTCGTCGTAATTATTACTAGTTCATTTCTCTACATCAATAATGAAAAAATCAAAAAAGAAGAAGCACTTAAAGCCAATGAGCAAACAACACAAATCTTTGTTCTTAAAAAAATGCCACTTAGCCAAACCCTCTACTCCGATGGAACTATACAATCAAGTAACTCTATCAGTGTATATTCGGATATATCCGGTACAATCGAATCAATCAAGGTGAAAATTGGAGATAAAGTTTCGGCTGGTGATCTGCTAATTACTATCGACAATTCATCCCTAATTAAAAGTCTTGAACAAGCTAAGTATCAATTGATGATTGATCAAGATGCACTAAATGACATGAAGCAAAGCGGCAATATCACTTTACAGGCAAATTATGAGCAGGTACTCTCCTTTTATAATAGGACCAAAGAAAGCTATGAGAATAACCAAGCCTTATATGAAAGTGGAATCATTAGTTTAACAGAACTCAACAGTTTTAAGTCCAGTCTTGATAGTGCATATTCAAGCTATGTCAATGTTAAAAATCAATTAAATACATCCTCAATTGGAAACGAACTAGATAAATTAACTGCAAAAATAAGCATTGACCTGCTTGAAATTGAGCAAATCGAAAGGCAAATTGAAGCAACTAATATTCTTTCGCCTATCGATGGAATTGTAACTTTTGTAACAGAAAATATTGGTGCATCCATACAAACGGGTTCAATAGCAACAACCATAACCGATTTAAATCAATTAGAAGTGACTACGGGAATATCAGAATATGATATTCATCTCATAAAAATTGGACAAGATGTAATGATAAGTACACTAGGAAATACTGACCACTTTTACAAGGGTCTAATAACAAGTATTGCTCCTATTGGAACAAGTACAGGTACAGAAGTATTAATCGATGTAACCATAAAGATACTTTCTCCTGATGAACTACTCAAACCCAATTTTACTGCTACACTCGATATTTTGATTGGACAAAAAGAAAATGCTCTTGCAGTACCCTATGACGCTTTAATTGATTCACCCAAAGGTGATTCACTTGTACTTAAAGTAGTGGATGGTATTGAAACACCAGTCCGTGTACAAACAGGAATGGAAACGGATATGATGATCGAAGTACTATCTGACAACCTCAGTGCTGGAGATGAAATCGTAATTCCTTCAAGTGCTAAACCTTCTGCCGAACTAGAAAAAAATCTTTTTAGAGTCCCTGGGGCTGGTGGCGGTAATAAACCAAAATAG
- a CDS encoding ABC transporter ATP-binding protein encodes MIKINNLTKYYGQGITCVKAIDGIDLTIDSGEYVAIIGPSGSGKSTLMNIIGCLDKPTKGSYMLDDTDVSQMKNAQLAHIRNQKIGFVFQSFNLMARQTAKENVALPLIYGNVSLKDRNRLADEALEKVSLTERANHRPNELSGGQKQRVAIARALVTDPSIILADEPTGNLDSHSSAEILELFDNLHKSGATIIIVTHEDDVAAHANRVITIRDGKISEDRRNGHAHI; translated from the coding sequence ATGATTAAAATTAATAATCTCACTAAATATTATGGTCAAGGTATCACATGTGTAAAAGCGATTGATGGAATTGATTTGACAATCGATTCAGGGGAGTACGTAGCAATTATCGGTCCCTCTGGTTCTGGTAAATCAACACTTATGAATATCATTGGCTGTTTAGATAAGCCAACAAAGGGCAGTTATATGCTTGATGATACTGATGTTAGTCAAATGAAGAACGCTCAACTCGCCCATATACGAAATCAAAAAATTGGATTTGTATTTCAGTCATTTAATCTGATGGCAAGACAAACAGCAAAAGAAAATGTGGCCTTACCACTCATTTATGGTAATGTATCATTAAAAGACAGAAACAGACTTGCTGATGAAGCACTTGAAAAGGTAAGTTTGACAGAACGTGCAAATCATCGGCCAAATGAACTCTCTGGCGGTCAAAAACAAAGAGTTGCCATCGCTAGAGCACTTGTAACAGATCCATCAATCATTCTTGCAGATGAACCAACTGGCAATTTAGACTCACATTCGTCTGCAGAAATTTTAGAATTATTCGATAACCTTCATAAGTCTGGCGCAACCATTATTATTGTCACACATGAAGATGATGTAGCAGCACATGCCAACCGAGTAATCACTATTAGAGATGGAAAAATAAGTGAAGATAGGAGGAATGGACATGCGCACATTTGA
- a CDS encoding ABC transporter permease: MRTFELIRIAVSSIWTNKMRSLLTMLGLIIGISAVVTIFSIGDGSQSAIEGELGGLGVNNISIYEQKNVQLAPDEKLTLSDIDKISESFSDLVLAIAPVTAGQGVIVDNLDDTSVSMTGANSSTKIIDDLTMIEGRFLNDRDIAAMRQSIVIDSDLSDTLFGEASPIGQRVPISNGRKTTQYYVIGVYEKTVNAFGFQNYTVYLPYSTLDKVYNKKGVITSITMTMANKETLKEDAQRIVDFLHNLHRIKDQDAYMYFSLDSMIETVSDALGQITLLVSAIAGISLVVGGIGVMNIMLVSVTERTREIGIRKALGARRIDILVQFLIEAVLICLIGGAFGVLFGYLFTKTAENLMKTPMNLSLFSILLAVIFSSSIGIVFGVYPANKASKLDPIEALRYE; this comes from the coding sequence ATGCGCACATTTGAGCTCATTCGAATTGCTGTTTCCTCTATTTGGACCAATAAAATGAGATCACTACTTACCATGCTAGGTCTAATTATTGGCATATCAGCTGTAGTAACTATATTTTCAATAGGGGATGGATCGCAAAGTGCTATAGAGGGCGAACTTGGTGGTCTAGGAGTAAATAACATCTCTATATATGAGCAAAAGAACGTTCAATTAGCACCTGATGAAAAGTTGACCCTAAGTGATATCGACAAAATTTCAGAAAGTTTTTCTGACCTCGTACTGGCAATTGCACCAGTAACCGCTGGTCAAGGTGTCATCGTCGATAACCTCGATGATACTTCTGTGTCTATGACTGGAGCAAATTCGAGTACAAAGATTATTGATGACTTAACAATGATTGAGGGGCGTTTTCTTAATGACCGTGACATTGCAGCAATGAGGCAATCTATCGTCATTGATTCTGATTTAAGCGATACTTTATTTGGAGAAGCAAGTCCAATTGGTCAAAGAGTTCCTATATCAAATGGACGTAAAACAACACAGTATTATGTAATTGGGGTATATGAAAAAACTGTAAATGCATTTGGTTTTCAAAATTACACCGTTTATCTCCCCTACTCAACACTTGATAAAGTCTATAATAAAAAAGGTGTCATCACTTCCATCACAATGACAATGGCAAATAAAGAGACCCTAAAAGAAGATGCTCAACGGATCGTAGATTTTCTGCATAACCTTCACAGAATTAAAGATCAGGATGCATATATGTACTTCAGTCTTGATTCTATGATTGAAACTGTAAGTGATGCACTAGGCCAAATAACACTACTAGTCAGCGCTATCGCTGGGATTTCTTTAGTAGTAGGAGGCATTGGTGTGATGAATATCATGTTAGTATCAGTAACTGAAAGAACAAGGGAAATCGGAATTCGCAAAGCTTTAGGTGCTAGAAGAATCGATATACTAGTACAATTTTTGATTGAAGCTGTTCTTATCTGCTTAATCGGTGGCGCTTTTGGTGTATTGTTTGGTTATCTCTTTACAAAAACTGCAGAAAACCTGATGAAAACACCAATGAACTTATCCCTGTTCTCCATACTTCTAGCTGTAATTTTCTCATCAAGTATCGGTATCGTATTTGGCGTTTACCCAGCAAATAAAGCATCGAAACTAGACCCTATCGAAGCTTTAAGATATGAATAA
- a CDS encoding iron hydrogenase small subunit has protein sequence MDVNTVDQAYFINCKKVFQLDKSLSIKQFRNIILFEVAKSLNEEHDLIDKYPKMKKKLGRLFNEEYIIEKPNSHKSHELLHTHYYKRDKYPIDANVCGCDCKE, from the coding sequence ATGGATGTGAATACTGTAGACCAAGCCTACTTTATAAATTGTAAAAAAGTATTTCAACTTGATAAAAGTCTTTCGATTAAGCAATTTAGAAATATTATATTATTTGAAGTAGCAAAATCATTAAATGAAGAACATGATTTGATAGATAAGTATCCCAAGATGAAGAAAAAACTAGGAAGGTTATTTAATGAAGAATATATCATAGAAAAACCAAATAGTCATAAATCACATGAACTATTGCATACTCATTATTACAAACGCGATAAGTATCCTATTGATGCAAATGTTTGCGGATGTGATTGCAAAGAATAA
- a CDS encoding methyl-accepting chemotaxis protein — MFGKKNKDMKEMLELYQKFDYFALKEYQTTSNMAKSYKDILLMSLSDGRTIVVANNKMISTVPKTGNISLQLDLFADNFKYDSEKISNQMSSSFDAVELTNRNVIEIVETVEDQSKRIEQMAFSGVKVAENINDNTTKLNEISQSNQQILEITDSLDENMKALQDMLGEIGFIVNSVNDIAEQTNLLALNASIEAARAGEQGRGFAVVAEEIRKLAENTKEQLNRMNTFTKEIDSKSQHSVQSVVETRKAVSELTHDYDEISKSFEESQTMVNDIITSIQGVSAFMQQLTASTQEISASMNVITEETGNIAHFGTTLTNYADTSEEMKLSLDSIEEEYIGIASDLVESLNNGSHTISNKDVLKHLDNAIIGHENWMRELKSIVTTRHIKALQGDGNKCPFGYFYNAVKPQNQDVLAVWSKMDKPHKTLHGILHKVTDSIKSKNVEKVDRLYAEAEELSHEVIGYINELKKIVGSFSAEENILKK, encoded by the coding sequence ATGTTTGGTAAAAAAAATAAAGACATGAAAGAAATGTTGGAGCTTTATCAGAAATTCGATTATTTTGCTCTAAAAGAGTATCAAACCACTAGCAATATGGCAAAGAGCTACAAAGATATTCTGCTGATGAGTTTATCTGATGGTAGAACAATCGTAGTTGCCAACAATAAGATGATCAGCACCGTACCTAAAACAGGCAACATCTCTTTACAACTGGATCTGTTCGCGGACAATTTCAAATACGATTCAGAAAAAATCTCCAATCAGATGTCAAGCTCTTTCGATGCTGTCGAACTGACGAACAGAAATGTGATAGAAATTGTCGAAACTGTTGAAGATCAAAGTAAACGTATTGAGCAGATGGCATTTTCAGGGGTGAAGGTTGCTGAGAATATCAATGATAACACGACAAAGCTAAATGAAATCAGCCAAAGCAACCAACAGATACTCGAGATTACCGATTCGCTAGATGAAAATATGAAGGCTTTGCAAGACATGTTAGGTGAAATCGGATTTATCGTAAATTCGGTTAACGATATTGCAGAACAGACCAACCTGCTGGCGCTGAATGCGTCGATTGAAGCGGCAAGAGCCGGAGAGCAAGGCAGAGGATTTGCAGTTGTCGCCGAAGAAATCAGAAAGCTTGCTGAAAATACAAAAGAACAGTTAAATCGTATGAATACCTTCACAAAAGAAATCGACTCAAAATCTCAACATAGTGTGCAAAGCGTTGTCGAGACAAGAAAAGCAGTGAGTGAACTGACACATGATTATGATGAGATTTCTAAATCGTTTGAAGAAAGTCAGACGATGGTGAATGACATCATAACAAGTATTCAAGGTGTTTCGGCCTTTATGCAACAGCTGACGGCATCTACGCAAGAAATCAGTGCTTCTATGAATGTGATCACAGAAGAAACTGGCAATATCGCTCATTTTGGTACCACACTGACAAACTATGCGGATACATCTGAAGAAATGAAGCTTAGCTTGGATTCCATAGAGGAAGAATACATAGGTATTGCATCTGATTTGGTTGAATCGTTGAATAACGGAAGTCATACTATTTCGAACAAGGACGTGCTTAAGCATTTGGATAATGCGATCATCGGTCATGAAAATTGGATGCGCGAGTTAAAATCCATTGTAACGACTAGACATATCAAAGCGCTTCAGGGTGATGGAAACAAATGTCCTTTTGGATACTTCTACAATGCGGTAAAACCTCAAAATCAAGACGTGCTTGCAGTTTGGAGTAAAATGGATAAGCCTCATAAAACGCTTCACGGCATACTGCATAAAGTGACTGATAGCATCAAGTCCAAAAATGTCGAGAAGGTAGATCGCTTATATGCTGAGGCGGAGGAGCTTTCACATGAAGTGATAGGCTATATTAATGAACTCAAAAAGATTGTCGGGAGTTTCAGTGCGGAAGAAAACATTCTAAAGAAATAG